A stretch of Salvelinus alpinus chromosome 4, SLU_Salpinus.1, whole genome shotgun sequence DNA encodes these proteins:
- the LOC139574272 gene encoding protein YIF1A-like — translation MDLPHHGYRASAKPRARAGDPLLFEDTSSAAPPMNNQSYYTPGYNIGGAPVGGPGDAGVNNLFADPMASAAMMYGSSLANQGKDIVNKEISRYVSVNKLKYFFAVDSKYVMKKLLLLMFPYTHQDWEVRYHRDTPLTPRHDVNAPDLYIPSMAFITYILLAGMALGIQKRFSPEVLGLCASTALVWVVIEVLVMLLCLYILSVHSDLSIFDLFAYSGYKYVGMIFTVLGGLLFGSDGYFVALTWSSCALMFFIVRALKMKILSSLSHDSMGAGATAKPRLRLYITVATAAFQPIIIYWLTSHLVR, via the exons CAAAGCCAAGAGCTCGTGCAGGGGACCCTCTCCTCTTTGAAGATACCAGTTCTGCAGCGCCACCAATGAACAATCAGAGTTATTACACTCCTGGATACAACATTGGAGGGGCTCCAGTTGGAGGACCAGGGGATGCTGGGGTCAACAACCTGTTTGCTGACCCAATGGCCAGTGCAGCCATGATGTATGGCTCTTCCCTGGCCAACCAGGGAAAGGATATTGTTAACAAGGAG ATCAGCAGGTACGTGTCTGTGAACAAGCTGAAGTACTTCTTTGCTGTCGATTCCAAATATGTAATGAAGAAACTACTGCTCCTCATGTTTCCGTACACACATCAG GACTGGGAAGTTCGTTACCACAGGGACACTCCTCTCACACCCAGGCATGATGTGAATGCGCCCGACCTTTACATACCTT CAATGGCTTTCATCACCTACATTTTGCTAGCTGGGATGGCCCTTGGCATTCAGAAGAG GTTCAGTCCAGAGGTCCTTGGTCTGTGTGCCAGCACTGCTTTGGTGTGGGTTGTCATAGAGGTCTTGGTCATGTTGCTGTGTCTCTACATTCTCTCTGTTCACTCTGACTTGTCAATTTTTGACCTCTTTGCCTACAGTGGATACAAATATGTGGG GATGATTTTCACAGTGCTGGGTGGTCTGCTGTTTGGCAGTGATGGGTACTTCGTGGCTCTCACCTGGTCATCTTGTGCTCTTATGTTTTTCATT GTCCGCGCTCTCAAAATGAAGATTCTGTCGTCTCTCTCCCATGACTCCATGGGGGCTGGGGCGACAGCCAAACCAAGACTCCGCCTGTACATCACCGTGGCCACCGCAGCCTTTCAGCCAATCATTATCTACTGGCTCACCTCGCATCTGGTCAGGTGA
- the LOC139574273 gene encoding forkhead box protein N2-like codes for MAIEDSPDKRLPVKGIYEWIVNSFPYYRAAPGGWRNSVRHNLSLSKSFRRIHRDKSQLVGKGSLWCVCPEYRHALLEVLRKAHYYHGTNSNLLNNPALLEGADYEVSMVYDTVEISALILDNPPLSSNPPCPLTPDHEEMVNMEAMEYEEEVGEEMEKDPLSDSGYIELHYYQYHQYQYLVLPGDTELDLETVEILQLDAEAQEAAGSLLDLAGGGH; via the exons ATGGCGATAGAGGACTCGCCAGACAAGAGGCTCCCAGTAAAGGGCATCTATGAATGGATAGTGAACAGCTTCCCCTACTACAGAGCAGCACCTGGGGGATGGAGAAACTCTGTTCGACACAACCTGTCTCTGAGTAAGAGCTTCCGTCGGATTCACAGGGACAAGAGCCAG TTGGTGGGGAAGGGctcactgtggtgtgtgtgtccagaATATCGACATGCTCTTCTGGAGGTGCTCAGGAAAGCGCATTATTACCACGGCACCAACAGTAACTTACTAAACAACCCTGCGTT GTTGGAGGGAGCTGATTACGAAGTATCTATGGTGTATGACACTGTGGAGATCTCAG CCTTGATCTTAGACAACCCACCTCTCTCCTCAAATCCACCTtgccctctgacccctgaccATGAGGAGATGGTCAACATGGAGGCAATGGAATATGAGGAAGAGGTTGGtgaggagatggagaaagacCCCCTGTCAGACAGTGGCTACATAGAGTTACACTACTACCAGTATCACCAGTACCAGTATCTGGTCCTGCCCGGGGACACTGAACTGGATCTGGAGACCGTAGAGATCCTGCAGCTGGATGCTGAGGCCCAAGAGGCTGCTGGGTCACTTCTGGACCTGGCAGGGGGTGGACATTAG
- the LOC139574270 gene encoding atlastin-3-like isoform X1, with translation MGSEPGPVQIVTVCKKDHSFALDTEALGRVLLAPEVRDKHVVVLSVAGAFRKGKSFILDFMLRYMYRKKHGEEWLGQEDEPLTGFKWRGGSEPETTGIQLWSEVFLVEKSDGMEVAVLLMDTQGAFDNQSTVKDCATIFALSTMTSSIQIYNLSQNIQEDDLQQLQLFTEYGRLAMDEIFLKPFQSLMFLIRDWSFPYEYTYGLKGGSEFLDKRLQVKETQHEELQTVREHIHSCFTSINCFLLPHPGLKVATSPAFKGQLSDVAPEFKEGLRNLIPTLLHPDNLAEKEINGNKVTCRGLLEFFKAYIKIYQGEDLPHPKSMLLATAEANNLAAVAAAKDQYYKNMEKVCGGDLPYVAPASLEEKHHFFLQESLHVFSSTKKMGGQEFCDRYQDQLEAELVELWQSFRKHNESKNVFTAFRTPAVLFVLVCFLYVLSGLLLFIGLATIAFACDCVLGLAMVAMLTWAFIRYSGKYRGLGGAIDQTAGVILQQATVVLNKSRPAVAKMKKSS, from the exons ATGGGGAGTGAGCCAGGTCCAGTCCAGATTGTGACAGTGTGCAAGAAGGATCACTCCTTTGCCTTGGACACAGAGGCTTTAGGACGGGTTCTGCTTGCACCGGAGGTTCGGGATAAACATGTGGTGGTGCTCTCGGTGGCCGGGGCCTTCCGGAAAGGCAAGAGCTTCATTCTGGACTTCATGCTCCGCTACATGTACAGGAAG AAGCATGGTGAGGAGTGGCTGGGTCAGGAGGATGAGCCCCTGACTGGGTTCAAATGGAGGGGGGGCTCAGAGCCAGAGACCACCGGCATCCAGCTGTGGAGTGAGGTCTTCCTGGTGGAGAAGAGTGATGGGATGGAG GTGGCAGTATTACTGATGGACACCCAGGGTGCATTTGACAACCAGTCCACCGTGAAAGATTGTGCCACAATCTTTGCCCTCAGTACCATGACCAGCTCAATACAG ATCTACAACCTCTCACAGAACATTCAGGAAGATGATCTGCAGCAGCTGCAG CTGTTCACAGAGTATGGACGCCTCGCCATGGATGAAATCTTCCTGAAGCCATTTCAG TCTCTGATGTTCCTAATCAGGGATTGGAGCTTTCCCTATGAATATACATATGGTCTGAAGGGAGGCAGTGAGTTCCTTGATAAACGTCTACAG GTGAAAGAGACCCAGCATGAGGAACTACAGACAGTGAGGGAACACATTCATTCCTGCTTCACCTCCATCAACTGTTTCCTGCTACCACATCCTGGGTTGAAGGTGGCCACCAGCCCCGCTTTCAAGGGCCAGCTTAGTG ATGTGGCTCCAGAGTTTAAAGAGGGGCTTCGCAACCTCATCCCCACACTGCTGCATCCAGACAACCTGGCTGAGAAAGAGATCAACGGCAACAAAGTCACCTGCAGGGGCCTGCTGGAGTTCTTCAAG GCGTACATCAAGATCTACCAGGGTGAAGACCTACCACACCCAAAGTCCATGCTGCTG GCCACAGCAGAGGCCAACAACCTGGCAGCCGTGGCGGCAGCCAAAGACCAGTATTACAAGAACATGGAGAAG GTCTGCGGGGGAGACCTTCCCTATGTGGCTCCTGCCTCTCTGGAGGAGAAGCACCACTTCTTCCTCCAGGAGTCCCTCCATGTCTTCTCCTCCACCAAGAAGATGGGAGGACAGGAGTTCTGTGACCGCTACCAAGACCAGCTTGAGGCCGAGTTGGTAGAGCTGTGGCAGTCTTTCAGAAAGCACAATGAG TCAAAGAATGTCTTCACTGCATTCCGGACGCCTGCAGTGCTGTTTGTCCTTGTGTGCTTCCTGTACGTGCTGTCAGGGCTATTGCTCTTCATCGGCCTGGCTACCATTGCTTTTGCATGTGACTGTGTCTTGGGCCTGGCCATGGTCGCCATGCTCACCTGGGCCTTCATACGCTATTCGGGAAAATACCGGGGGCTGGGGGGAGCCATCGACCAGACGGCAGGTGTCATATTGCAGCAG GCCACTGTGGTGTTGAATAAGTCGAGGCCAGCGGTGGCTAAGATGAAGAAATCCAGCTAG
- the LOC139574270 gene encoding atlastin-3-like isoform X2, translated as MGSEPGPVQIVTVCKKDHSFALDTEALGRVLLAPEVRDKHVVVLSVAGAFRKGKSFILDFMLRYMYRKHGEEWLGQEDEPLTGFKWRGGSEPETTGIQLWSEVFLVEKSDGMEVAVLLMDTQGAFDNQSTVKDCATIFALSTMTSSIQIYNLSQNIQEDDLQQLQLFTEYGRLAMDEIFLKPFQSLMFLIRDWSFPYEYTYGLKGGSEFLDKRLQVKETQHEELQTVREHIHSCFTSINCFLLPHPGLKVATSPAFKGQLSDVAPEFKEGLRNLIPTLLHPDNLAEKEINGNKVTCRGLLEFFKAYIKIYQGEDLPHPKSMLLATAEANNLAAVAAAKDQYYKNMEKVCGGDLPYVAPASLEEKHHFFLQESLHVFSSTKKMGGQEFCDRYQDQLEAELVELWQSFRKHNESKNVFTAFRTPAVLFVLVCFLYVLSGLLLFIGLATIAFACDCVLGLAMVAMLTWAFIRYSGKYRGLGGAIDQTAGVILQQATVVLNKSRPAVAKMKKSS; from the exons ATGGGGAGTGAGCCAGGTCCAGTCCAGATTGTGACAGTGTGCAAGAAGGATCACTCCTTTGCCTTGGACACAGAGGCTTTAGGACGGGTTCTGCTTGCACCGGAGGTTCGGGATAAACATGTGGTGGTGCTCTCGGTGGCCGGGGCCTTCCGGAAAGGCAAGAGCTTCATTCTGGACTTCATGCTCCGCTACATGTACAGGAAG CATGGTGAGGAGTGGCTGGGTCAGGAGGATGAGCCCCTGACTGGGTTCAAATGGAGGGGGGGCTCAGAGCCAGAGACCACCGGCATCCAGCTGTGGAGTGAGGTCTTCCTGGTGGAGAAGAGTGATGGGATGGAG GTGGCAGTATTACTGATGGACACCCAGGGTGCATTTGACAACCAGTCCACCGTGAAAGATTGTGCCACAATCTTTGCCCTCAGTACCATGACCAGCTCAATACAG ATCTACAACCTCTCACAGAACATTCAGGAAGATGATCTGCAGCAGCTGCAG CTGTTCACAGAGTATGGACGCCTCGCCATGGATGAAATCTTCCTGAAGCCATTTCAG TCTCTGATGTTCCTAATCAGGGATTGGAGCTTTCCCTATGAATATACATATGGTCTGAAGGGAGGCAGTGAGTTCCTTGATAAACGTCTACAG GTGAAAGAGACCCAGCATGAGGAACTACAGACAGTGAGGGAACACATTCATTCCTGCTTCACCTCCATCAACTGTTTCCTGCTACCACATCCTGGGTTGAAGGTGGCCACCAGCCCCGCTTTCAAGGGCCAGCTTAGTG ATGTGGCTCCAGAGTTTAAAGAGGGGCTTCGCAACCTCATCCCCACACTGCTGCATCCAGACAACCTGGCTGAGAAAGAGATCAACGGCAACAAAGTCACCTGCAGGGGCCTGCTGGAGTTCTTCAAG GCGTACATCAAGATCTACCAGGGTGAAGACCTACCACACCCAAAGTCCATGCTGCTG GCCACAGCAGAGGCCAACAACCTGGCAGCCGTGGCGGCAGCCAAAGACCAGTATTACAAGAACATGGAGAAG GTCTGCGGGGGAGACCTTCCCTATGTGGCTCCTGCCTCTCTGGAGGAGAAGCACCACTTCTTCCTCCAGGAGTCCCTCCATGTCTTCTCCTCCACCAAGAAGATGGGAGGACAGGAGTTCTGTGACCGCTACCAAGACCAGCTTGAGGCCGAGTTGGTAGAGCTGTGGCAGTCTTTCAGAAAGCACAATGAG TCAAAGAATGTCTTCACTGCATTCCGGACGCCTGCAGTGCTGTTTGTCCTTGTGTGCTTCCTGTACGTGCTGTCAGGGCTATTGCTCTTCATCGGCCTGGCTACCATTGCTTTTGCATGTGACTGTGTCTTGGGCCTGGCCATGGTCGCCATGCTCACCTGGGCCTTCATACGCTATTCGGGAAAATACCGGGGGCTGGGGGGAGCCATCGACCAGACGGCAGGTGTCATATTGCAGCAG GCCACTGTGGTGTTGAATAAGTCGAGGCCAGCGGTGGCTAAGATGAAGAAATCCAGCTAG
- the LOC139574275 gene encoding cofilin-2-like, which yields MASGVTVTDDVITVFNEMKVRKAQANEDEKKKRKKAVLFCLSEDKKHIILEEGQEILTGDVGVTVQDPYLHFVKMLPPDDCRYALYDATYETKETKKEDLVFIFWAPDGAPLKSKMIYASSKDAIKKKFTGIKHEWQVNGLEDIKDRRTLADKLGGSSVITLEGSPL from the exons ATG GCTTCCGGGGTGACAGTGACAGATGACGTTATCACAGTCTTCAACGAGATGAAGGTGCGTAAGGCACAGGCGAACGAGgatgagaagaagaagaggaagaaggcgGTGCTGTTCTGCCTGAGCGAGGACAAGAAGCACATCATCCTGGAGGAGGGCCAAGAGATCCTGACAGGAGATGTGGGTGTCACGGTCCAGGACCCCTACCTGCACTTCGTCAAGATGCTGCCCCCAGATGACTGCCGTTACGCCCTCTACGACGCCACCTACGAGACCAAGGAGACCAAAAAAGAGGACCTGGTCTTCATCTTCTG GGCCCCAGATGGCGCTCCCCTGAAGAGCAAGATGATCTACGCCAGCTCAAAGGATGCCATCAAGAAGAAGTTCACAG GTATCAAGCATGAGTGGCAAGTGAACGGTTTGGAAGACATCAAGGACCGGCGCACCCTTGCCGACAAGCTTGGCGGCTCATCGGTAATCACCCTGGAAGGAAGCCCTCTATAA
- the prss23 gene encoding serine protease 23: MTMYPHPNSGLAHLSILVLLLSLLLPLSLPSRAPPHQHPVHLHLPSLVPHAPLPLSRSHFSSQTQLDFTTHCNASCYHKGEQESRREHLTEQLAFETLYADGSRTLTTVDVTDEDDYEGTISPAIQPPPTRGRRVTSRHKRQKRQIYGADGRFNIRGDHFLLDYPFSTAVRISTGCTGVLVSRRHVLTAAHCVHDGKDYVKGARKLRVGFLTPPYINGTKPSQTPTKKPLVRWVRVKRTRVPKGWIQGPQEVSMDFDYALLELRWPHRRPFMRLSVAPSSDDLAGKRIHFSGFDSDRPGELVYRFCPVEDESNDLIYQHCDARPGASGSGVYGRVWDTALERWERKVIGIFSGHQWLEIDGENRDYNVAVRFTPLKFAQICYWVHGNRVDCSQD; encoded by the coding sequence ATGACCATGTATCCACATCCAAACTCTGGCCTGgctcatctctccatcttagtcctgctcctctcactcctcctccccctgtctctgcCATCTCGAGCCCCCCCCCACCAACACCCCGtccacctccacctcccctcacTGGTACCCCATGCACCCCTGCCCCTCTCCCGCTCTCACTTCAGTTCCCAGACTCAACTGGACTTCACCACTCACTGCAATGCCAGCTGCTACCACAAAGGAGAGCAAGAGAGCAGGCGAGAGCACCTGACTGAGCAGCTGGCCTTCGAGACGCTCTATGCAGACGGTTCTCGTACCCTCACCACTGTGGATGTGACGGATGAGGATGATTATGAGGGCACCATCAGTCCTGCCATTCAACCTCCACCAACAAGAGGACGTAGAGTTACCAGTAGGCACAAGCGTCAGAAAAGACAGATCTACGGGGCTGATGGGCGCTTCAACATACGCggtgaccacttcctgttggACTACCCATTCTCCACAGCTGTGAGGATCTCCACCGGCTGCACTGGGGTCCTAGTGTCTCGACGCCATGTCCTGACCGCCGCCCACTGCGTGCATGATGGGAAGGACTACGTCAAGGGAGCCCGTAAACTGAGGGTAGGCTTCCTGACTCCTCCGTACATCAACGGCACCAAGCCCAGCCAGACCCCCACCAAGAAGCCCCTGGTGCGCTGGGTCCGGGTCAAACGCACCCGTGTCCCCAAGGGCTGGATCCAGGGCCCCCAGGAGGTCAGCATGGACTTTGACTACGCCCTCTTGGAGCTGCGCTGGCCCCACCGCCGGCCCTTCATGCGTCTGTCTGTGGCTCCCTCCTCTGACGACCTGGCAGGGAAACGCATCCATTTCTCAGGGTTTGACAGTGACAGGCCTGGGGAGCTGGTCTACCGCTTCTGTCCTGTGGAGGACGAGTCTAACGACCTGATCTACCAGCACTGTGATGCCCGGCCGGGGGCCAGTGGCTCGGGGGTCTACGGCCGCGTGTGGGACACGGCTCTGGAACGCTGGGAGAGGAAAGTCATCGGCATCTTCTCTGGACACCAGTGGCTGGAGATTGATGGGGAGAACCGCGACTACAACGTGGCTGTGAGATTCACCCCGCTGAAGTTTGCCCAGATCTGTTACTGGGTGCATGGGAACCGAGTGGACTGTAGTCAGGACTGA